One genomic window of Limanda limanda chromosome 16, fLimLim1.1, whole genome shotgun sequence includes the following:
- the LOC133021795 gene encoding FAST kinase domain-containing protein 5, mitochondrial, whose amino-acid sequence MAACVLRQRGPRLRCLRGLKKNLTQVQPLYGKTEEEADEHEGKKGASQHQEASLHGGYRLFYNPSSYHRSERNAATSGSQTDNDEDERCLSFLAPSFWQQGNRYSVSSSRHLSSAKNTLLDLAFNKSSEPERPSTVSPYHGQPVPSDVKVDPRVFNKCRPEYASMTLDLTHRTHPVKWEDVSTLLQKVAVLKGSMKPSDVSQFLVELSRVDPDKTSSIRNNQRFVMLLRYSVENLRLFTDLQLLEVLQSFVWLEIPSDHTVLGLYETELSRRADQMTLHQLLLAADLWRCIGRQVPQFLQHLYDSIHLYVGHMGVPELVQLLYIMGEGRKCPRDLIHPVQQLLLRHLQQLYPEEVGVVCLGLFKSQTSISQSAVTSIVDKAVSSVREMSDFAMVNVLKLLRFSYLYHRAWMEAMTQEVPRRAPRMGVQGLMHVALACSALHYRNDDILVAVAERVPSLVPHCRSKDSCKLLWALSSLRFLPAQSPSFYPSLTEALRQRKAEFHRYPEHLLTGLLGLAFVSHFPEDMIALALSPDFVKQALKATQLELKKDLLTLDGAVALELPQWTGPRLSRELREEIAELLWTFAQSDMCHKPEVQEAESTLQDLFGGEEFVCKRMILPHTRSIDLEVHLDCTGKPIPVIPTSHSTTLYPEKVSSKVTLNQGWGEMNLGATITDDLLAKLMNTKTTTEPLTPSPKTTPLPRERLDDGRLFVTGLDLTSDLIETLTKNSAPAGSDPQEAKATVKLAIQVSSRNHYCCHSQQLLGLHAMKRRHLKLAGYKVVELSRHEWFPLLRKSRTEKLAYLHCKIYDSL is encoded by the coding sequence ATGGCTGCCTGTGTGCTGCGTCAACGTGGGCCCAGGCTGCGCTGCCTCAGAGGCTTGAAAAAGAATTTAACCCAGGTTCAACCCCTCTATGgcaaaacagaggaggaggcggacgAGCATGAGGGGAAGAAAGGGGCATCTCAACACCAGGAGGCCTCTCTCCATGGAGGTTACAGGCTGTTTTACAACCCGTCTTCATATCATCGCTCTGAGAGGAACGCTGCGACCTCCGGGAGCCAGACAGATAATGACGAGGACGAAAGGTGTCTCTCCTTTCTCGCACCTTCCTTCTGGCAACAGGGCAACCGCTACAGCGTCAGTTCCTCGCGGCATCTTTCCAGCGCAAAAAACACACTCCTCGACTTGGCTTTCAACAAGAGCTCTGAACCCGAGAGGCCGTCAACAGTGTCACCCTACCATGGACAACCCGTGCCTTCGGACGTTAAAGTGGATCCACGTGTTTTCAACAAATGCCGGCCTGAGTATGCCTCCATGACCCTTGACCTCACCCACCGAACTCACCCAGTAAAATGGGAAGATGTGTCCACGCTGCTCCAAAAAGTGGCGGTTTTAAAAGGCAGCATGAAGCCATCGGATGTGTCTCAGTTTCTCGTGGAGCTCAGCCGCGTGGACCCGGACAAGACGTCGTCGATAAGGAATAACCAGCGCTTTGTCATGCTCCTGCGGTACTCTGTGGAAAACCTGCGCCTCTTCAccgacctgcagctgctggaggtgcTGCAGTCGTTTGTGTGGCTGGAAATACCCTCCGACCACACGGTGCTCGGGCTGTACGAGACCGAGCTGAGCCGCCGGGCCGACCAGATGACTCTGCACCAGTTGCTGCTAGCTGCTGATTTGTGGCGCTGCATCGGGAGACAGGTCCCCCAGTTCTTACAGCACCTCTATGACTCAATCCATCTGTACGTGGGACATATGGGGGTCCCTGAACTAGTCCAGCTGTTGTATATAATGGGAGAAGGTCGGAAGTGCCCAAGAGACTTAATCCATCCTGTACAACAGCTTCTTTTGCGCCATTTACAACAATTATACCCCGAGGAGGTTGGTGTCGTGTGCCTGGGGCTTTTTAAATCCCAAACTTCAATATCTCAGAGTGCTGTGACCTCTATTGTTGACAAGGCAGTCTCCTCTGTGAGAGAGATGAGTGACTTTGCGATGGTGAATGTGCTGAAACTCTTGCGTTTCAGTTATTTGTACCACAGAGCGTGGATGGAGGCCATGACACAGGAAGTTCCTCGACGGGCCCCCAGGATGGGTGTTCAGGGCCTGATGCACGTGGCGTTGGCCTGTTCAGCGCTGCATTATCGTAATGATGACATCCTCGTTGCCGTGGCTGAAAGAGTGCCCTCGCTCGTGCCACACTGCAGGAGCAAGGACTCATGCAAACTGCTCTGGGCCCTCAGCTCATTAAGGTTTCTCCCGGCTCAGAGTCCGAGCTTCTATCCGAGCCTGACAGAAGCCCTGAGACAGAGGAAGGCCGAATTCCACCGATACCCAGAGCATCTGCTCACTGGTCTGCTAGGCCTGGCCTTTGTCTCTCACTTCCCAGAGGACATGATCGCATTAGCTCTGAGCCCTGACTTTGTCAAGCAAGCGCTGAAAGCAACACAGCTGGAGCTGAAAAAAGACTTGCTGACTTTGGACGGAGCTGTGGCTCTGGAGCTGCCTCAGTGGACCGGGCCACGGTTAAGCCGTGAACTTAGGGAGGAGATAGCTGAGCTGCTGTGGACGTTCGCTCAGTCAGATATGTGCCACAAGCCTGAGGTTCAGGAGGCAGAATCCACTCTCCAAGATCTGTTCGGAGGAGAGGAGTTTGTGTGCAAGAGAATGATTCTGCCTCACACTCGCTCCATTGACCTGGAAGTTCATCTTGACTGCACAGGAAAGCCAATACCCGTTATCCCAACGTCCCACTCAACCACATTATATCCTGAGAAGGTTTCATCTAAAGTAACTTTAAACCAAGGGTGGGGGGAAATGAATCTAGGGGCAACTATAACTGATGATCTTTTAGCAAAGCTGATGAACACTAAAACCACAACAGAGCCTTTAACTCCATCTCCTAAGACTACACCTCTTCCCAGAGAAAGACTTGATGATGGGAGACTGTTTGTCACAGGCCTTGACCTGACTAGTGACCTGATAGAAACCCTTACTAAAAACAGTGCCCCTGCTGGCTCAGACCCACAGGAGGCCAAAGCCACAGTCAAACTGGCAATCCAGGTTTCCAGCAGGAACCACTACTGCTGCCATTCACAGCAGCTGTTGGGTCTTCATGCCATGAAGAGACGACATTTGAAGTTGGCAGGCTACAAGGTTGTGGAGCTGAGCCGTCATGAGTGGTTTCCCTTGCTGAGGAAAAGCAGGACCGAGAAGCTGGCGTACCTGCACTGCAAAATCTATGACAGTCTGTAA